The DNA segment CACAAAAACTCCCTTAGCCTCTAGCAAAAAGACTATTCGTTCGGCGTCGATATTTGGAAACGAAATCGACAGATAGTTAGCGAGACGGTGACGTTGGTTACCAGAGATAACTGCATCGGGAAAGTTATGGGTGAGCCTAGATTGCATCATATCTCGCAACTCTCCCAATCGCACTACCTCTGATTTACGACCACCAACTGCCAATTCGAGGGCGAGCGCAAACCCAACCGTACCGGCAACTTGCTCAGTTCCGCTACGCAGCCCTCTTTCTTGACCGCCACCAACAATAAGCGGGTTCAGTCTGACATGACTATCGATCCACAACAGCCCAACTTGCTTGGGCCCATACAGTTTGGCGGCATTGAGCGTGAGCGCATCGACCCCGAGCCGTGCGACATTGATGTCACAAAGTCCGGCACCCTGCGATGCATCGCTGTGAAAATACAGTGGTGTCTGATTGCCGGTAGCGTGGCGCTCACGTTTTACCTCTTGTATCACCTCACTAATGTTGCGAAGCGGCTGAATGGTACCAATTTCGTTGTTTGCGAGTGAGATACTGACGAGCACCGTATCCTCGCGTATGGCAGCTCGCACATCTGCAGCCGCAACTCGTCCGGTCGAATCAACCGCCACCAGACTATGCTCGTGCAGACGAGCGGCGGCAAGGACAGCGATATGCTCGATAGCGGTCGTGACGACGTGCCCAGTCACTCCTGCAAACATGAGATTGATAGACTCTGTCGCACCAGCAGTCATGATAATATCACTGCCTTTTGCCCCAATACATTCGGCGATGCGCTGTTTTGCCGCTTCATAGTGGTGACGTACCTCTACGGCAGGCGCATACGGGCTAGAGGGGTTATAAAACTTGTCACCAAAAAAAGGCAGCATTGCTGCCATGACTCGTTCATCAACAGGGGTAGCTGCAGCGTAATCTAGATATACAGTATCACTATTCACTGATCGTATTATACCAGTTTGGCACCGGTATCAGGGTCAAAGCCGTAGATCTGGCGTGCAACCTGCTCATAATAAAGTTTGACGGCGAGCATAAAATGCTGCAGCTCATCACCATCGAGGTAGCTGTAGCGAGCGCCCTCTTGTACTTTAAATATTCCCTTGTCATGGACCTCATAGCGAATAGTGCTCGTTTGCAGTTTACGCTTTTCGTTGATCCACTCTTCGTGCCAAATCCAAGTTCGCTCATCGAGATTGAAGAACTCTCGGCGATGTCCCTCGGGGACTGCACCAAAAAGCTTCGAGCCTATTTCACTTTCAAGTCGTATGAGATCGCGCTCAGTTAGTGATTTTAGCGGACGATTCTTTGGGATATGTAACAGATCGGCTTGATCAGGATCACCTGTCAAGAGTGAGAGTGCTTTTTGGAGGATATTTCCCACAATGTTTCCTTATCCTAGCCGGTTAAGCCGAGCTACACCAAGATTGGCACCGATAGTTCGCACATAGGTTGCGTGAGGTGCTACACCGATGGTCTCTGGCCTACGAGGAGCCGTTTGGTGAAGCGGTGCCGTAGCGGCTACGAGACGCCCGGCAGCCGAACCAACTGTTCCGGTCAGGCGTGGTGCACCCTCGATACGTCCCTCATCAATATCTCTAGGATCAACAACACGCTCATGCGCAGCAGCGGCGCGCAGAGCTAGCTCAGTCAAGACCCCTACAGGAGGGAATTCAGCAGTTCGTGAGTCAGGGGGTTGGTCATGAGAAAATGGAGCCGTCCCGTCTGGAAAGGCTTCGTCTCTTGGTGTATACGGTGTCATTACATCTGTCATGTCATTTTCCCAAACACTCTCTCGGCGTTGTCAGTAGTTGCCTGCTCGACATCCTCGACGCGTACTCCTTTGAGGGCGGCTTGGTGTCTAGCAACCAGACCAACATACGCTGGTAAGTTCATTTTACCACGGAAAGGCTTTGGTGTCAAGAACGGAGCATCTGTCTCAAGGACTATTTTTTCGAGCGGCACCTCAGTATAGAGACGCTGTTGACTCTCTTCCTTTGTAAACGTACTGATGCCATTTATACCGACAAGCAGTCCCCGTTTTAGCCCTTGCTCAAGGTTGTGCTGCGTATCAGTAAAACTGTGCATAATACCTCTGATGCCGCTAAAGGAATCAAAAATAGGCCAGAAGTCATCGTAGGCATCTCGCACATGAAAACTGACTGGCAAGTTAAACTCCTGTGCTAAGGCCAATTGATCATGCAGTAGCTGTCGCTGCACGTCACGCGGGCTGTGTTCATAAAAATAATCAAGGCCGATCTCTCCAATAGCGACAATTTTTTTATGACCCTCTTCAAGAAGCTGGCGAATACCGGCAACGTCCTCATCTTTACCATCGTGAGGATGAATCCCGACAGCCGCATAACAGCCCTCATGTGTCTCGGCAAACGCGACTGCTTCCCGAGAACTACGCACGGTTGTCCCAATACAAAGCATCACAACACCAGCATCACGTGATTGCCGATAAACATCCTCTCTATTCTCTGGGTAGAACTCACTGTCGTGAATATGACAATGGGTATCGATCACCATTAGTTTGCCTTTGGTGCGCGGGGATCGGGGGTATGGAGATATAATTTGGGGAAAAGTGGCGAGGCTTGCTCAGATGGTACGACTCCTGATTCAAACAGATTTCGAATCGCATCAGCGGTAGCGGGCATGAAGGGCGTGAGCAAGTCGGCAATTTGTAGC comes from the Candidatus Saccharimonas aalborgensis genome and includes:
- a CDS encoding TatD family hydrolase, translating into MVIDTHCHIHDSEFYPENREDVYRQSRDAGVVMLCIGTTVRSSREAVAFAETHEGCYAAVGIHPHDGKDEDVAGIRQLLEEGHKKIVAIGEIGLDYFYEHSPRDVQRQLLHDQLALAQEFNLPVSFHVRDAYDDFWPIFDSFSGIRGIMHSFTDTQHNLEQGLKRGLLVGINGISTFTKEESQQRLYTEVPLEKIVLETDAPFLTPKPFRGKMNLPAYVGLVARHQAALKGVRVEDVEQATTDNAERVFGKMT
- a CDS encoding cysteine desulfurase family protein — encoded protein: MNSDTVYLDYAAATPVDERVMAAMLPFFGDKFYNPSSPYAPAVEVRHHYEAAKQRIAECIGAKGSDIIMTAGATESINLMFAGVTGHVVTTAIEHIAVLAAARLHEHSLVAVDSTGRVAAADVRAAIREDTVLVSISLANNEIGTIQPLRNISEVIQEVKRERHATGNQTPLYFHSDASQGAGLCDINVARLGVDALTLNAAKLYGPKQVGLLWIDSHVRLNPLIVGGGQERGLRSGTEQVAGTVGFALALELAVGGRKSEVVRLGELRDMMQSRLTHNFPDAVISGNQRHRLANYLSISFPNIDAERIVFLLEAKGVFVATGSACAANKGTRSHVLIALGLDPSVADGSLRITLGRGTDKLGCERALEYIVGAVLSERTRMDR